Proteins encoded in a region of the Isoalcanivorax pacificus W11-5 genome:
- the cydD gene encoding thiol reductant ABC exporter subunit CydD, which translates to MPPDTDQFHAARARNDGAPLRWLAGQSRHARLLLRTLYLTALLDTAFAVSQAALLAWLAAQLISGGTSLWLAALLLLLVLTVRTLNSALRARQGAGAAAEISRAVRDDVVAALLRGRGAALTPGEASTALLEQSDAIGRYHAGFATQRRIASMATLLFLAAAFSTDWIVGLILLLTAPLIPLFMILVGTGAQRAADRQLDSLRFLGGYFLDRLRGVLTLRAFAREQAEQHAVQVATDDFRRRTMKVLRIAFLTSAVLELFAALAVALVALYVGLHLLNLVAIGPGPTLDFGTGLFLLLLAPEFYQPLRQLAAGYHERAAARAAAEVLAPLLATQTMPPDTATLPTRRAPSLTLASVNFRYPDNDQPLLENASLHLPAGGCLVIRGDSGTGKSTLLKLIAGLLTPDHGQVQHNGRAVAPLSHSTGALAWAGQHPWFIHGTLADNLRLVAPAADDDTLHAVLAQCGLDNLSSGLSTPLDENGGGLSGGQGRRLGLARALLSDAPLLLLDEPTAELDPATEARVLDALRAQIGHRTVVIATHSVACAALADHSLWLSQEADGQISLEVAHV; encoded by the coding sequence ATGCCTCCTGATACAGATCAGTTTCACGCCGCGCGCGCCCGGAACGACGGCGCCCCTCTGCGCTGGCTCGCCGGGCAGTCGCGACACGCCCGTCTGCTGCTTCGCACGCTGTACCTCACCGCGCTGCTGGACACAGCATTTGCCGTATCCCAGGCCGCTCTCCTCGCCTGGCTGGCTGCGCAACTGATCAGCGGCGGCACATCGCTGTGGCTGGCCGCGCTGCTGTTGCTGCTCGTGCTCACGGTGCGCACGCTGAACAGCGCCCTGCGCGCACGTCAGGGTGCCGGTGCCGCCGCCGAGATCAGCCGCGCGGTGCGCGATGACGTGGTCGCCGCCCTGCTGCGTGGCCGTGGTGCAGCCCTGACGCCTGGCGAAGCCAGCACAGCGCTGCTGGAACAAAGCGATGCCATTGGCCGTTATCACGCCGGCTTCGCGACACAGCGGCGCATCGCCTCCATGGCAACGCTGCTGTTTCTGGCCGCGGCCTTCAGCACCGACTGGATCGTCGGCCTGATACTGCTGCTTACCGCGCCGCTGATTCCGCTGTTCATGATCCTGGTTGGTACCGGCGCACAACGCGCCGCCGACCGGCAACTGGACAGCCTGCGCTTTCTCGGTGGCTACTTTCTCGACCGCCTGCGCGGTGTACTGACATTGCGCGCCTTCGCCCGTGAACAGGCAGAGCAACACGCCGTGCAGGTGGCCACCGATGATTTTCGCCGCCGCACCATGAAGGTCCTGCGCATCGCGTTCCTGACCTCGGCAGTACTGGAATTATTTGCCGCACTGGCGGTGGCGCTGGTTGCCTTGTACGTCGGGTTGCACCTGCTGAACCTGGTTGCCATCGGCCCCGGCCCGACACTGGACTTCGGCACCGGGCTGTTTCTGCTGCTGCTCGCGCCGGAGTTCTATCAACCCCTGCGGCAACTTGCCGCGGGTTATCACGAACGCGCTGCGGCCCGTGCTGCCGCCGAGGTGCTCGCACCCTTGCTGGCCACACAGACAATGCCACCGGATACCGCCACCCTGCCCACACGCCGTGCACCATCGCTGACGCTGGCCAGCGTGAATTTTCGCTACCCCGACAACGATCAGCCACTGCTGGAAAATGCCTCACTACACCTGCCGGCCGGCGGCTGTCTGGTCATTCGCGGGGACAGCGGCACCGGCAAAAGCACACTGCTGAAACTGATCGCCGGCCTGCTGACACCCGACCACGGCCAGGTGCAGCACAACGGCCGCGCTGTCGCGCCCTTGTCGCACAGCACCGGCGCCCTGGCGTGGGCCGGCCAGCATCCCTGGTTCATACACGGCACCCTGGCCGACAATCTGAGACTGGTCGCCCCTGCCGCCGATGACGACACTCTACATGCCGTGCTCGCGCAATGTGGACTGGACAATTTGTCCAGTGGGCTGTCGACACCACTGGACGAAAATGGCGGCGGGCTGTCCGGCGGCCAGGGACGCCGGCTCGGGCTCGCGCGCGCACTGCTCAGTGACGCGCCGTTGCTGTTACTTGATGAACCCACCGCCGAACTGGACCCGGCCACGGAAGCGCGCGTACTGGACGCACTGCGGGCACAGATCGGCCACCGCACAGTGGTCATCGCAACGCATTCAGTCGCCTGTGCCGCACTGGCCGATCACAGCCTGTGGCTGAGCCAGGAGGCCGATGGCCAGATCAGCCTGGAGGTGGCCCATGTCTGA
- a CDS encoding neutral/alkaline non-lysosomal ceramidase N-terminal domain-containing protein: MPKRRRLPRLRLFLMAVLLGTVGALTFTAWPFLTYPATTLTISRPAPLPPATSGPALAGLAESDITPPIGIPKFGYSAWARPSDGFRTRLKARAFYLHSPGQTPLALVTLDLGAGSRVLHHRVAELIAAHTDVPAHGLSLLVTHTHSGPGQFLDSDFYNVFGSNLPGFDPTLAEFLSRQIADAVIRAYRERRTARFATGQTEVYGFTRNRSLAAWARNFRLDENRLTDDMAYQAVNPTMTMLRVDLAGDDGAFYPAGALTAFSIHGTAIPPFTHPWHADVWHWLAHDVAEAIGTRYETPFTPLHGAFQATHADNSPAWVEGQRGDREARRIGGALAGHALRLFERLGTQLDDQLVTGVGSRELDLLTLAPDSRFGLCERAIVGAATAGAAKGDEVFPISWLPFIRPGQPKTLFNDNCQGAKHWMLSKLQLLLPAERFPHEALIQVVRINDLVLVNLPWEVTLESGNRIRKAVREQLPAGRWRVEISSLANGFFGYATTPEEYSLQRYEGGHTLYGPHTLDMLASQSAQLASDLFTHGSIDDLPAQWRFTLLSRDFWPVTEAPLATRTLLSAPRFTDADGLREPYWAFRFRGEHPAHLPLHEPLLHVEQQDADGHWSLLQDDQGSALQLLRLDQDAEQAEYEVRWYNPPHTPATQPRRFRVLGHAPLSSAAF, encoded by the coding sequence ATGCCGAAACGCCGCCGCTTGCCACGTCTGCGCCTTTTCCTGATGGCCGTGCTGCTGGGCACGGTCGGCGCGCTGACTTTCACCGCCTGGCCGTTTCTCACCTACCCGGCCACCACGCTGACCATCAGCCGCCCGGCGCCCCTGCCGCCCGCCACCAGCGGCCCGGCGCTGGCCGGTCTGGCCGAGTCGGACATCACGCCGCCCATCGGCATTCCCAAGTTCGGCTACTCCGCCTGGGCGCGCCCCTCGGATGGCTTCCGCACGCGCCTGAAAGCACGTGCCTTCTACCTGCACAGCCCGGGGCAGACACCGCTTGCCCTGGTGACCCTGGACCTCGGCGCCGGGTCACGCGTGCTGCATCACCGTGTGGCCGAGCTGATCGCCGCCCACACCGATGTGCCCGCACACGGCCTAAGCCTGCTGGTGACCCACACCCATTCCGGACCGGGCCAGTTCCTCGACAGCGATTTCTACAACGTCTTCGGCAGCAACCTGCCCGGCTTCGATCCGACACTGGCGGAATTTCTCAGCCGGCAGATCGCCGATGCCGTGATCCGCGCCTACCGCGAACGCCGCACCGCGCGCTTTGCTACCGGGCAGACCGAGGTCTACGGATTCACGCGCAACCGTTCTCTGGCAGCCTGGGCGCGCAATTTTCGCCTGGATGAAAACCGCCTCACCGATGACATGGCCTACCAGGCCGTGAACCCGACCATGACCATGCTGCGGGTCGACCTGGCCGGCGACGACGGCGCCTTTTACCCGGCCGGCGCGCTGACAGCATTTTCGATCCACGGCACCGCCATCCCGCCGTTTACGCATCCCTGGCACGCGGACGTCTGGCACTGGCTGGCACACGACGTGGCCGAGGCCATCGGCACCCGCTACGAGACACCGTTCACGCCGCTGCATGGCGCCTTCCAGGCCACCCACGCCGACAACAGCCCGGCCTGGGTCGAGGGCCAGCGCGGCGACCGCGAGGCACGCCGCATCGGCGGTGCACTCGCCGGCCACGCACTGCGCCTGTTTGAGCGCCTGGGCACGCAGCTGGATGATCAACTGGTCACCGGCGTCGGCAGCCGTGAACTGGACCTGCTCACGCTGGCACCGGACAGCCGCTTTGGCCTGTGCGAGCGAGCCATCGTCGGCGCCGCCACCGCCGGTGCAGCAAAGGGCGATGAAGTCTTTCCGATTTCCTGGCTGCCGTTCATTCGTCCCGGCCAGCCGAAAACGCTGTTCAACGACAACTGCCAGGGCGCCAAGCACTGGATGCTGTCGAAGCTGCAACTGTTGTTGCCGGCGGAACGTTTTCCCCACGAGGCACTGATCCAGGTAGTACGCATCAACGATCTGGTGCTGGTCAACCTGCCGTGGGAAGTCACGCTGGAAAGTGGCAACCGCATTCGCAAGGCGGTGCGTGAACAACTGCCAGCCGGCCGCTGGCGCGTGGAAATCTCCAGCCTTGCCAACGGCTTCTTCGGTTACGCCACCACCCCGGAAGAATATTCCCTGCAACGCTACGAAGGCGGCCACACATTGTACGGGCCGCACACGCTGGACATGCTCGCCAGCCAGAGCGCACAGCTGGCCAGCGACCTGTTCACGCACGGCAGCATTGATGACCTGCCGGCGCAGTGGCGCTTTACCTTGCTCAGCCGAGACTTCTGGCCGGTCACCGAGGCGCCGCTGGCAACGCGCACACTGTTGAGTGCACCCCGCTTCACCGACGCCGACGGACTGCGTGAACCCTACTGGGCGTTTCGCTTCCGTGGCGAACATCCCGCGCATCTGCCCCTGCATGAACCCCTGCTGCACGTAGAGCAGCAAGACGCCGACGGCCACTGGTCACTGCTGCAGGATGACCAGGGCAGCGCGCTGCAATTGCTGCGGCTGGACCAGGACGCGGAGCAGGCCGAATACGAGGTGCGCTGGTATAACCCGCCGCACACGCCGGCCACGCAGCCACGCCGGTTCCGCGTGCTGGGCCATGCCCCGCTCAGTTCGGCAGCGTTCTGA
- a CDS encoding ABC transporter ATP-binding protein yields MNQTPSLRDDASAPILIARHLSKRVPGPEGELTLLDDIDMTVMSGESVAITGPSGSGKSTLLGLLAGLDVPSGGDVLLAGGAFSQLDEDARAVKRGEYCAFVFQSFHLVADLNVLENVMLPLEIQRRGNAAEIARQWLDRVGLAHRLKHFPTTLSGGEQQRVALARAFAVQPALLFADEPTGSLDHANGERISSLLFDLNREAGTALVLVTHDDALAARCHRQLRLDDGRL; encoded by the coding sequence ATGAATCAGACTCCTTCTTTACGGGACGACGCCTCGGCCCCCATCTTGATTGCCCGTCACCTTAGCAAACGGGTTCCCGGCCCGGAAGGTGAACTGACCCTGCTGGACGATATCGATATGACCGTGATGAGCGGCGAAAGTGTCGCCATCACCGGCCCCAGCGGCAGTGGCAAGTCTACCCTGCTCGGCCTGCTGGCCGGGCTGGATGTCCCTTCCGGTGGCGACGTCTTGCTCGCCGGCGGCGCCTTCAGCCAGCTTGATGAAGACGCCCGCGCGGTAAAACGCGGTGAATATTGCGCGTTCGTGTTCCAGTCATTCCATCTGGTCGCCGATCTCAATGTGCTGGAAAACGTCATGCTGCCGCTGGAGATACAGCGCCGTGGCAACGCCGCCGAAATTGCCCGTCAGTGGCTGGATCGCGTCGGCCTGGCGCACCGGCTGAAACACTTCCCCACCACACTGTCCGGCGGCGAACAACAGCGCGTGGCACTGGCGCGGGCGTTCGCAGTGCAACCGGCGCTGCTGTTCGCCGATGAACCCACCGGCAGCCTTGACCACGCCAACGGCGAACGCATCAGCAGCCTGCTGTTCGATCTCAACCGCGAGGCCGGCACCGCCCTGGTGCTGGTCACCCACGATGATGCACTGGCCGCGCGCTGCCATCGGCAACTGCGGCTTGATGACGGCCGGCTGTGA
- a CDS encoding ABC transporter permease produces MLRTGSLWRPWRDGAFRVLALALGIAALALASVVLLRAELDQRFTIRSAEMLGGDLVLVGSEPPAAEQLALLSALDQGQVADFPTVLVHGDEMLLVSARAADAGYPVYGQLQSAPGRFDATRPAATGPAAGEVWMADQALDRLGLTIGDQVQIGRQPLTLTAVIRQEPDQGAGFYSMSPRVLFNLADLDATGVLGPGTRVRHRLMLGGSASDIATATAALDPVLRPDQRLRTLEDAAGRTRGPLQQLTLWVSLGVLLVSLLCGAAIYLATSQRVRKRARMAALLRSFGARRGQVMQRLLGEEFIAVLPAVALGTLLGLGLIHGLRALMGWQDPLAATPGDWVAVLAGPLVLWLAFALPRLSTLVRTPAMQVLNDRISARPVSGIVELAAALGAPVILAALLTGSLTELGQLLLLLVVLGALLPSLLWPLLKVLDIGSQRLPLAGRLAIRRLSRRPGLTLPLLASLTIAMAVLALAGQTGSQLLNDWRERLPEQAPNHFVFNLFDADLPRFNSWMAEQAAIPQPLYPVVRGRLTEINGAPVRDAVTKENEDAQRALNRDLVLTEVTDTTLPDSNRVTDGDWPPPPGTVSVERELAMNLGLRRDDTVHFVTSQGTVTATISSIRDVDWDSFEPNFYFMFATDGLVSQDITWLTSFWLPPGDGARLAALLRDVPHLTVIDVNALLDQAQDIIRQASRATALLAVLLMAAAMLVLGAALLGAQAQRGRDNALLRTLGGDRHLIRRVTWLESLTLGSAAGLCATLIMLAALYPLGQRLFSGALPWSGWLLLPLALGLLVAVTGVSLGARSQHQPALGLLRQE; encoded by the coding sequence ATGCTGCGAACAGGTAGTCTCTGGCGCCCCTGGCGCGACGGCGCGTTCCGCGTGCTGGCCCTGGCACTGGGCATCGCCGCGCTGGCGCTGGCGTCCGTGGTGCTGTTGCGCGCAGAACTCGATCAGCGCTTCACCATTCGCTCGGCAGAAATGCTCGGCGGTGACCTGGTGCTGGTGGGCAGCGAACCGCCCGCCGCAGAGCAGCTTGCGCTGCTGTCGGCGCTTGACCAGGGCCAGGTGGCAGACTTCCCCACCGTGCTGGTCCACGGCGATGAAATGCTGCTGGTCAGTGCCCGCGCTGCGGATGCCGGCTACCCGGTATACGGTCAATTGCAGAGTGCCCCGGGTCGCTTCGACGCCACCCGGCCAGCGGCCACCGGACCGGCCGCCGGCGAAGTGTGGATGGCCGACCAGGCGCTCGACCGACTGGGCCTTACCATCGGCGACCAGGTGCAGATTGGCCGGCAGCCGCTGACCCTGACCGCCGTGATCCGTCAGGAACCGGATCAGGGCGCTGGCTTCTACAGCATGAGCCCGCGCGTACTGTTCAATCTCGCCGACCTCGACGCCACCGGCGTCCTCGGCCCCGGCACCCGTGTGCGCCACCGGCTGATGCTCGGTGGCAGCGCCAGCGATATCGCCACCGCCACCGCCGCACTGGACCCGGTGCTGCGCCCGGACCAGCGTCTGCGGACGCTGGAAGACGCCGCCGGCCGCACCCGTGGCCCGCTGCAGCAACTGACCCTGTGGGTCAGCCTGGGCGTGCTGCTAGTGAGCCTGCTGTGCGGCGCGGCCATCTATCTCGCCACCAGCCAGCGGGTGCGCAAGCGCGCACGCATGGCGGCGCTGCTGCGCAGCTTCGGCGCCCGGCGCGGTCAGGTGATGCAGCGTCTGCTCGGGGAAGAATTCATCGCGGTCCTGCCGGCGGTGGCCCTCGGCACCCTGCTCGGGCTGGGGCTGATCCACGGCCTGCGTGCACTGATGGGCTGGCAGGACCCGCTGGCTGCCACCCCCGGCGACTGGGTCGCGGTGCTGGCCGGGCCGCTGGTGCTGTGGCTGGCGTTCGCATTGCCCCGGCTGAGCACACTGGTGCGCACGCCGGCCATGCAGGTGCTCAATGATCGCATCAGCGCCCGGCCCGTCTCCGGCATTGTCGAACTGGCCGCCGCACTGGGCGCACCAGTGATCCTGGCCGCGCTGCTGACCGGTTCGCTGACCGAACTGGGCCAGTTGCTGCTTCTGCTGGTGGTGCTCGGTGCTTTGCTGCCATCACTGCTGTGGCCGCTGTTGAAAGTGCTCGACATCGGCAGCCAGCGTCTGCCGCTGGCCGGCCGGCTGGCGATTCGCCGGTTGAGCCGCCGCCCCGGCCTGACCCTGCCGCTGCTGGCTTCCCTGACCATCGCCATGGCCGTGCTGGCCCTGGCCGGCCAGACCGGCAGCCAGTTGCTCAATGACTGGCGCGAACGCCTGCCGGAACAGGCGCCGAACCACTTCGTCTTCAATCTGTTCGATGCCGACCTGCCCCGCTTCAACAGCTGGATGGCAGAACAGGCCGCCATCCCGCAGCCGCTGTATCCGGTGGTGCGTGGCCGCCTCACCGAGATCAATGGCGCGCCGGTGCGTGACGCCGTGACCAAGGAAAACGAGGACGCCCAGCGCGCGCTGAATCGCGACCTGGTACTGACCGAAGTCACCGACACGACGCTGCCGGACAGCAACCGCGTCACCGACGGCGACTGGCCGCCACCACCGGGCACCGTGTCGGTAGAACGGGAACTGGCCATGAACCTGGGCCTGCGCCGTGATGACACGGTGCATTTCGTCACCAGCCAGGGCACCGTCACGGCCACCATCAGCAGCATCCGTGACGTGGACTGGGACAGCTTCGAACCGAACTTCTATTTCATGTTCGCCACCGATGGCCTGGTCAGCCAGGACATCACCTGGCTGACCAGCTTCTGGCTGCCCCCCGGCGACGGCGCACGGCTGGCCGCGCTGCTGCGGGACGTGCCGCACCTGACCGTGATTGACGTCAACGCCCTGCTGGACCAGGCCCAGGACATCATCCGTCAGGCGAGCCGCGCCACTGCCCTGCTGGCGGTGTTGCTGATGGCTGCGGCGATGCTGGTGCTCGGCGCTGCACTGCTCGGTGCGCAAGCCCAGCGCGGGCGCGACAATGCATTGCTGCGCACTCTCGGCGGCGACAGGCATCTGATCCGCCGCGTCACCTGGCTGGAATCCCTGACGCTGGGCAGCGCCGCCGGCCTCTGCGCCACGCTGATCATGCTGGCGGCACTGTATCCGCTGGGCCAGCGGCTGTTTTCCGGCGCCCTGCCCTGGTCCGGCTGGCTGCTGCTGCCCCTGGCCCTCGGCCTGCTGGTGGCCGTCACGGGCGTCAGCCTCGGCGCGCGCTCGCAGCACCAGCCGGCCCTGGGGCTGCTGCGACAGGAATAA
- a CDS encoding ATP-dependent zinc protease, producing the protein MRNRMRYAAVAVLLLAATPVLAAEKPLFGWIENASIEPWGVQVKAKLDTGALTSSMHAEDIERFEQDGDDWVRFTVEVEDEATGDVVSREFEQPVFRNVRVRGAGGSERRPVVLMKICIGDTVYEEQFSLEDRDDMLYPLLIGRRTLQHLGPVDVTRTFEHRLRCDDDSKVMAHDAEPDDEDIDD; encoded by the coding sequence ATGCGAAACAGAATGCGATATGCCGCCGTGGCGGTGCTGCTGCTGGCCGCCACGCCGGTGCTGGCTGCCGAAAAGCCGCTCTTCGGGTGGATCGAGAACGCCTCCATCGAACCCTGGGGCGTCCAGGTCAAGGCCAAGCTGGACACCGGTGCATTGACGTCGTCCATGCACGCGGAGGATATCGAGCGGTTCGAGCAGGATGGCGATGACTGGGTACGTTTTACCGTTGAGGTCGAGGATGAGGCCACAGGCGATGTGGTGTCGCGGGAATTCGAGCAGCCAGTGTTCCGCAACGTGCGCGTGCGCGGTGCCGGCGGGTCAGAGCGGCGCCCGGTGGTGCTGATGAAGATCTGTATTGGCGACACGGTTTATGAAGAGCAGTTCAGCCTGGAGGACCGGGACGACATGCTCTATCCGCTGCTGATCGGCCGCCGCACGCTACAGCATCTGGGGCCGGTGGATGTCACCCGCACCTTCGAGCACAGGCTGCGTTGCGATGACGATTCGAAAGTGATGGCGCACGACGCCGAACCGGACGATGAAGATATCGACGACTGA
- the cydB gene encoding cytochrome d ubiquinol oxidase subunit II produces MLFDYETLRLIWWALLGVLLVAFAITDGFDMGVAALLPAVARTDGQRRQVINTVGPVWEGNQVWFILGGGAIFAAWPALYAVSFSGFYLAMFLILSALIIRPVAFKFRSKREEPAWRARWDAALCFSGVVPALIFGVAVGNVLQGVPFHFDSSLRPFYTGSFFGLLNPFALLCGVVSLSMLVLHGATWLQIKADGEPAARARAYGKIAALVVIVLFAIGGVWISQMDGYRIMTDMNPEGPSNPLRKEVVLEAGVWLANFREYPLLWLVPLAGFAGALLALLGLQTQRGALSFIGSKLSVAAIITTVGVAMFPMILPSSTQPGHSLTVWDSSSSHYTLGVMLFSTALLLPIVLLYTAWVYKVLWGKVSERDVSKDMY; encoded by the coding sequence ATGTTGTTCGACTACGAAACCCTGCGTCTGATCTGGTGGGCGCTGCTCGGTGTGCTGCTGGTGGCGTTTGCCATCACCGATGGCTTTGACATGGGCGTGGCCGCCCTGCTGCCGGCGGTGGCACGCACCGATGGCCAGCGCCGGCAGGTGATCAATACCGTCGGCCCGGTGTGGGAAGGCAACCAGGTCTGGTTCATTCTCGGAGGCGGTGCCATCTTCGCGGCCTGGCCGGCGTTGTATGCGGTGAGTTTCTCCGGTTTCTATCTGGCAATGTTCCTGATCCTTTCCGCACTGATCATTCGCCCGGTGGCTTTCAAGTTCCGCTCCAAGCGCGAGGAACCAGCCTGGCGCGCGCGCTGGGATGCGGCACTGTGTTTTTCCGGCGTGGTGCCGGCACTGATCTTCGGTGTGGCGGTGGGCAATGTGTTGCAGGGCGTACCGTTTCATTTCGACAGCAGCCTGCGGCCATTCTATACCGGCTCGTTCTTTGGCCTGCTGAACCCGTTTGCGCTGTTGTGCGGTGTGGTGTCGTTGTCGATGCTGGTGCTGCACGGCGCGACCTGGTTGCAGATCAAGGCCGACGGTGAACCGGCTGCCCGTGCACGGGCCTATGGCAAGATTGCCGCGCTGGTGGTGATTGTGCTGTTTGCCATCGGCGGTGTCTGGATCAGCCAGATGGATGGCTACCGCATCATGACCGACATGAACCCGGAAGGGCCGAGCAATCCGCTGCGCAAGGAGGTGGTGCTGGAAGCCGGTGTATGGCTGGCGAATTTCCGCGAGTACCCGCTGTTGTGGCTGGTGCCGCTGGCCGGTTTTGCCGGGGCGTTGCTGGCGCTGCTCGGCCTGCAGACGCAACGTGGTGCGCTGAGCTTTATCGGCTCGAAACTGTCGGTGGCGGCGATCATCACCACCGTGGGCGTGGCCATGTTCCCGATGATCCTGCCGAGCAGCACACAGCCCGGCCACAGCCTGACGGTCTGGGACAGCTCATCCAGTCACTACACGCTGGGTGTGATGCTGTTCTCCACTGCGTTGCTGCTGCCCATCGTGCTGCTATACACCGCCTGGGTGTACAAGGTGCTGTGGGGCAAGGTCAGCGAGCGCGACGTCAGCAAGGACATGTACTGA
- the cydX gene encoding cytochrome bd-I oxidase subunit CydX, protein MWYFSWILGVGLACTFGILNAMWFELNETDTRLRNEDDSSE, encoded by the coding sequence ATGTGGTATTTCAGCTGGATTCTCGGTGTCGGCCTGGCGTGCACATTCGGCATTCTCAATGCCATGTGGTTCGAACTGAATGAGACCGACACGCGGCTGCGGAACGAGGACGATTCATCGGAGTAA
- a CDS encoding cytochrome ubiquinol oxidase subunit I: MIDATLVELSRLQFALTAMYHFLFVPLTLGLSFMIAIMESVYVMTGRTIWRDMTKFWGLLFGINFAMGVATGIVMEFQFGTNWAYYSHYVGDVFGAPLAIEGLMAFFLEATLVGLFFFGWDKLGKVQHLAVTWLVALGSNLSALWILIANGWMQNPVGSVFNTDTMRMEVTNFAEVIFNPVAQAKFVHTVAAGYVTGAMFVLSISAFYLLRKRHVALAKRSLTVAASFGLAAALSVVVLGDESGYALTDNQKMKLAMIEGMWHTEEAPASFTIFGIPDREAQETHYELRVPWMMGLIATRSFTKEIPGILELVALSEMHIRDGLVAYDALETLKEDGNNPQAREAFLQNQQYLGYALMLKRYVEDPRDATDEQITSAVQDSLPNVFALFWSFRFMVAFGFYFILLFGAAFYLCSLRRQMPRWFLRVAFLSLPLPWIAAELGWLVAEYGRQPWVIEGVLPTFLGVSSIGLSEILISLAGFMVLYTVLAVIEVRLMIKYIRLGPDEHVPEQADVTDRPSPAFDNIRA; this comes from the coding sequence ATGATCGACGCCACTCTGGTTGAGTTGTCTCGGCTGCAGTTTGCCCTGACAGCGATGTACCATTTCCTGTTCGTTCCCCTCACGCTGGGCCTCTCTTTCATGATTGCGATCATGGAGAGTGTCTATGTGATGACCGGTCGCACCATCTGGCGCGACATGACCAAGTTCTGGGGCCTGCTGTTCGGTATCAACTTCGCCATGGGCGTCGCCACCGGTATCGTGATGGAATTCCAGTTCGGTACCAACTGGGCCTACTACAGCCATTATGTCGGCGACGTGTTCGGTGCACCGCTGGCGATCGAAGGGCTGATGGCATTCTTCCTTGAAGCGACCCTGGTCGGCCTGTTCTTCTTTGGCTGGGACAAGCTGGGCAAGGTGCAGCATCTTGCGGTGACCTGGCTGGTGGCGCTCGGTTCGAACCTGTCGGCACTCTGGATTCTGATCGCCAACGGCTGGATGCAGAACCCGGTGGGTTCTGTGTTCAATACGGACACTATGCGCATGGAAGTGACGAACTTTGCGGAGGTCATTTTCAATCCGGTAGCGCAGGCCAAGTTTGTCCACACCGTGGCGGCGGGTTATGTCACCGGCGCGATGTTCGTGTTGTCGATCAGTGCCTTCTATTTGCTGCGCAAGCGTCATGTGGCACTGGCCAAGCGCTCGCTGACGGTGGCGGCGTCTTTTGGCCTGGCGGCGGCGCTGTCGGTGGTGGTGCTGGGTGACGAATCCGGTTATGCGCTCACGGACAACCAGAAAATGAAGCTGGCGATGATTGAAGGCATGTGGCACACCGAGGAAGCGCCGGCGTCGTTTACGATCTTCGGCATTCCGGACCGGGAGGCGCAGGAGACACATTATGAATTGCGTGTTCCCTGGATGATGGGCCTGATCGCCACGCGCAGTTTCACCAAGGAAATTCCGGGCATCCTTGAGCTGGTGGCGCTTTCGGAAATGCACATTCGCGATGGGCTGGTGGCGTACGATGCGCTGGAGACCCTGAAGGAAGATGGCAACAACCCGCAGGCGCGCGAGGCCTTCCTGCAGAATCAGCAGTACCTTGGTTATGCCCTGATGCTGAAGCGGTATGTGGAAGACCCGCGTGACGCGACCGATGAGCAGATCACCAGCGCAGTGCAGGACTCGCTGCCGAACGTGTTTGCGTTGTTCTGGTCGTTCCGCTTCATGGTTGCCTTCGGTTTCTACTTTATCCTGCTGTTCGGCGCGGCGTTCTACTTGTGTTCATTGCGCCGGCAGATGCCGCGCTGGTTCCTGCGGGTGGCGTTCCTGTCGCTGCCGTTGCCCTGGATCGCAGCGGAGCTGGGCTGGCTGGTGGCGGAGTATGGCCGGCAGCCCTGGGTCATCGAGGGGGTGTTGCCGACGTTCCTCGGGGTCAGTTCCATTGGCCTGAGCGAGATACTGATCTCGCTGGCCGGCTTCATGGTGCTGTACACCGTGCTGGCGGTTATCGAGGTCCGCCTGATGATCAAATACATCCGCCTGGGACCGGATGAGCATGTGCCGGAACAAGCAGACGTGACGGACAGGCCGTCACCGGCCTTCGACAATATTCGGGCGTAA